From the Fusobacterium sp. IOR10 genome, the window GCTGCAAGTAAAAAAAGCACTAGCTCATGTGGTGAATCAAATAATCAACCTAAAAGTTGTTGTGCCACTGTTAAGAAAAGCACATGTTGTGGATCTGCACCTAGCAATGAAAATAGAGACAAAGTAAAGGGAGCTATGAAGTTTGCAGGGGCATTATTTAAACAAATTGCTCCATATGCTTTAATAGGTGCTGCTATAAGTGGTATTGCCCTAGCCTTTATTCCAAATACTATTGTTGAGCAATATGCTGGGGGAGACTCATGGTTTGCTATTCCAATAGCTGCAGCAATAGGTATCCCTTTATATTTAAGAATTGAAATGGCCATTCCTCTTTTAGGAACATTGCTTACAAAGGGAATGAGCATGGGAGCTGCTATAGCTCTTTTAATTGGAGGTACTGGAGCTAGTTTACCAGAGCTTGCAATTTTATCTTCAATGTTAAAACCAAAGGGAATTGCAGCCTTTGCAATAACAGTATTTTTCATTGCAACTTCTGGTGGGATATTTTTTATGTTCATTTAGATAGGGTGTAGCTACCTCTTTACAAATTAATTTAAAAGCTGTATACTATGAATATGCTAGAACAAGCATATTTGTAAGGAGGTTAATATGAAAAACATTGAAATAAATCAATTTGAACGTTATACAACAATTTTTAAGGCTTTGTCAGATCTAACAAGACTTAAGATAATATGGTTACTATTATCAATTGATTCAAAAATAAGTGTATCTGAGATA encodes:
- a CDS encoding permease, giving the protein MNEQFKIALGEFWHVGSALIIIIGVISIFTGFVKEYIPQEKFQKKLKGQKTVQGAITGASIGILTPFCSASMVPVAMGMIEMSAPFTTVLPFLISAPLSNFVVVGIIFGAFGFKVALIYFLWTFCGAILAGLTVGRSRVKYQVKNLAEIAASKKSTSSCGESNNQPKSCCATVKKSTCCGSAPSNENRDKVKGAMKFAGALFKQIAPYALIGAAISGIALAFIPNTIVEQYAGGDSWFAIPIAAAIGIPLYLRIEMAIPLLGTLLTKGMSMGAAIALLIGGTGASLPELAILSSMLKPKGIAAFAITVFFIATSGGIFFMFI